Proteins from one Salarias fasciatus chromosome 14, fSalaFa1.1, whole genome shotgun sequence genomic window:
- the prcp gene encoding lysosomal Pro-X carboxypeptidase, protein MSGVGTEVWGVCLLTLCFASFHVTALKPQLFTIRGGGLPSSSDPPISYKTSYFDQKIDHFGFLEDGTFKQRYLTADQHWQRPGGPILFYTGNEGDVTWFCNNTGFMWEVAEELGAMLVFAEHRYYGESLPFGPDSFSDSKRLNYLTSEQALADFAVLIQSLKKTLPGAERSPVIAVGGSYGGMLSAWFRMKYPNVVVGALAASAPIWQFPGMVPCGDFYKVVTQDFAKSGFNCDTNIRESWKAINNVSSTAPGLQWLSEEFSLCAPLKNKMEVAAFKGWLQETWVNLAMVDYPYPANFLQPLPRWPIQVVCKSLSFDSPVSDYQLLHGVSQAVKVYYNFTGGASCLNTSQTATGSLGVLGWFYQACTEMVMPMCSDGVQDMFEPEEWNFQAFSDECSSMFGVRPRADWAATLYGGKDIASHSNIIFSNGGLDPWSAGGVTQNLSDSLVSIMIPDGAHHLDLRYSNDLDPPSVRAARALEVQYFRQWIRQAEKTR, encoded by the exons atgtCTGGAGTCGGGACGGAGGTGTGGGGCGTCTGCCTCCTAACGCTGTGTTTTGCCTCTTTCCACGTGACTGCACTCAAACCTCAACTTTTTACCATTCGGGGTGGAGGGCTGCCTTCCTCCTCAGATCCCCCCATCAGCTATAAAACATCTTACTTTGACCAGAAG ATTGATCACTTTGGATTTCTTGAAGATGGCACGTTCAAACAGAGATACCTCACAGCCGACCAGCACTGGCAGCGGCCAGGAGGACCCATCTTGTTCTACACCGGGAACGAAGGCGACGTCACCTGGTTCTGCAACAACACT GGCTTCATGTGGGAAGTTGCGGAGGAGTTGGGCGCCATGCTGGTTTTTGCAGAACATCGTTACTATGGAGAGTCCTTGCCGTTTGGACCAGACTCTTTCAGT GACAGCAAGCGTCTGAACTACCTGACCTCGGAGCAGGCCCTGGCTGACTTTGCAGTGCTGATTCAGAGCCTGAAGAAGACTTTACCGGGGGCTGAGCGGAGCCCTGTCATCGCTGTGGGGGGGTCGTATGGGGGGATGCTCTCTGCCTGGTTCAGGATGAAATACCCCAATGTCGTCGTCGG CGCTCTGGCAGCCTCTGCTCCCATATGGCAGTTCCCTGGCATGGTGCCATGTGGAGACTTCTACAAAGTCGTCACTCAAGACTTTGCCAAAAGCGGCTTTAACTGTGACACGAACATCAGGGAATCGTGGAAGGCCATCAACAACGTCTCGTCCACAG ctcctggtcttCAGTGGCTGTCGGAGGAATTCAGTTTGTGTGCCCCTCTGAAAAACAAGATGGAGGTCGCTGCCTTCAAGGGCTGGCTCCAGGAGACGTGGGTGAACCTGGCCATGGTGGACTACCCCTACCCGGCCAATTTCCTCCAGCCTCTGCCTCGCTGGCCAATCCAG gtgGTCTGCAAGTCTCTGAGTTTTGACTCGCCTGTGTCTGACTACCAACTCCTGCACGGCGTCTCCCAAGCGGTGAAGGTCTACTATAACTTCACCGGCGGCGCCTCCTGTCTCAACACGTCTCAGACGGCGACCGGCAGCCTCGGCGTCCTCGGCTGGTTTTACCAG GCCTGCACGGAGATGGTGATGCCCATGTGCAGCGACGGCGTGCAGGACATGTTCGAGCCCGAGGAGTGGAACTTCCAGGCCTTCTCCGACGAGTGCAGCAGCATGTTTGGCGTCAGGCCGCGGGCCGACTGGGCTGCCACGCTGTACGGGGGGAAGGACATCGCCTCCCACAGCAACATCATCTTCAG TAACGGAGGCCTGGATCCCTGGTCAGCCGGAGGAGTGACTCAGAACCTCTCCGATTCTCTGGTGTCCATCATGATTCCTGACGGAGCCCATCACCTGGACCTCCGCTACAGCAACGACCTGGACCCGCCCTCGGTGCGGGCTGCCCGGGCGTTAGAGGTGCAGTATTTCCGGCAGTGGATCAGGCAGGCTGAAAAGACTCGGTGA
- the thrsp gene encoding thyroid hormone-inducible hepatic protein: MQSSEVRSTKSSLLLALRRYSSAVSDMEQTVLVPSLLRDVPSDEAWDCENGSQDLYGDYLMLKAIRNTAEGGLLHADDHRSRSGTALSKKLEPLLGTDPETLFHFHLAGLFAVMSELTEKTQSLTDKYMDIIGAPN; this comes from the coding sequence ATGCAGTCGTCCGAGGTGAGATCTACCAagagcagcctgctgctggcgcTGAGGCGATACAGCTCGGCCGTCTCGGACATGGAGCAGACCGTCCTGGTGCCCAGCCTGCTGCGCGACGTGCCCTCGGACGAGGCGTGGGACTGCGAGAACGGCAGCCAAGACCTGTACGGCGACTACCTGATGCTCAAGGCTATCAGGAACACAGCGGAGGGCGGCCTGCTGCACGCCGACGACCACAGGAGCCGGAGCGGCACGGCGCTCAGCAAGAAGCTGGAGCCGCTGCTGGGAACGGATCCCGAAACGCTGTTCCACTTCCACCTGGCGGGCCTGTTCGCAGTCATGAGCGAGCTGACAGAGAAGACTCAGAGCCTCACGGACAAATACATGGACATCATCGGAGCGCCGAACTGA
- the rab30 gene encoding ras-related protein Rab-30, with protein sequence MSMEDYDYLFKIVLIGNAGVGKTCLVRRFTQGLFPPGQGATIGVDFMIKTVEIKGEKVKLQIWDTAGQERFRSITQSYYRSANALILTYDITCEDSFRCLPEWLREIEQYANNQVVTILVGNKIDLAEKREVLRQRAEDFADAQSMLYLETSAKESDNVEKLFLDLACELIREAKQNKLDNNDTAPMPGEGKTISYLSCCSLN encoded by the exons ATGAGCATGGAAGATTATGACTACCTGTTCAAGATAGTTCTCATAGGAAATGCTGGAGTTGGGAAAACATGTCTCGTCCGGCGCTTTACTCAG GGCCTTTTCCCACCGGGACAAGGAGCTACTATCGGAGTAGATTTCATGATTAAAACTGTGGAAATCAAAGGGGAGAAGGTCAAG ctGCAGATATGGGACACAGCTGGACAGGAGAGATTTCGCTCCATCACTCAGAGTTATTACCGCAGTGCCAACGCCCTCATTCTCACGTATGACATTACCTGTGAGGACTCCTTCAGGTGCCTTCCGGAGTGGCTGAGGGAGATCGAGCAGTATGCCAACAACCAAGTGGTGACTATATTAGTCG GTAATAAGATAGACCTGGCAGAGAAGCGGGAGGTCCTCAGGCAGAGGGCCGAAGACTTCGCCGACGCTCAGAGCATGCTGTATCTGGAGACGTCGGCCAAAGAGTCTGACAATGTGGAGAAACTTTTCCTTGACCTGGCCTGCGAACTGATTCGAGAGGCCAAGCAGAACAAGCTGGATAACAATGACACTGCCCCGATGCCTGGCGAGGGTAAAACCATCAGTTActtgagctgctgcagcctcaatTAG
- the ndufc2 gene encoding NADH dehydrogenase [ubiquinone] 1 subunit C2, with protein sequence MGIFPDEGKRLPPPGIVNRNSVWLSAVGWCTAMLQNAINLRPPLKSGVHRQVLLATIGWFIGYHITKYENYSYAKLDRDMNEYIRLHPEEFVPKEKKTFAEIVEPFHPVR encoded by the exons ATGGGGATCTTTCCAGACGAAGGGAAGCGTCTGCCTCCTCCGGGGATCGTGAACAGGAATTCGGTGTGGCTGTCGGCGGTGGGCTGGTGCACGGCGATGCTGCAGAACGCCATCAACCTCAGGCCGCCCTTAAAGTCAG gCGTTCATCGGCAGGTCCTGCTGGCGACCATCGGCTGGTTCATCGGCTACCACATCACCAAATATGAAAACTACAGCTACGCCAAACTTGATCGAGACATGAACGAGTACATCAGACTCCACCCGGAGGAATTTGTACCGAAAG AGAAGAAGACGTTTGCAGAGATTGTGGAACCTTTCCATCCCGTGCGCTGA